In a genomic window of Telopea speciosissima isolate NSW1024214 ecotype Mountain lineage chromosome 5, Tspe_v1, whole genome shotgun sequence:
- the LOC122662196 gene encoding uncharacterized protein LOC122662196: protein MATSEVSNNVHDHGTPVDEKKKRVRCNYCSKEVSGFSRLKQHLGGIRGDVLPCQEVSLDVKVQMRNSLLARKKGDLSREVDTLYHPDLPWRRNWCPKTTSDNHCQGESAQNSVLGKRQHVSMDSVHEEGPEEVIHRRGDSFPVTKSEDGTQNLSRNAQRSIGRFFYETGVDFSVAESPSFQRMINDILGSGVIAYSMPSSQELKGWILWEEVKEIRQYVKEVRRSWGSTGCSILLDGWTDEKGRNLINFIVDCPRGPIFLRSANISGSVGDVNALQSIIDKIIEEVGLENVVQIVTYTTSGCMEDLGKLLMEKYRTIFWTVCASHCIDLMIEKIGRMFPIKEVLGKAKIITKFVYSHGTILMLMRHHTYGQDLVKTSRFKSAMPFLTLESIVSQKENLKNMFTSSAWETSIWASKSEGKRLAKLVEDPSFWSDARMALKAAVPLLRVLSLIDGRDHKPQVGYIYETMDQAKETIKEEFKGKKTMYKPFWELIDGVWDNHLHSPLHSAGYFLNPSLFYSSDFFADAEVASGLLCCIVRMVEDRNIQDLITLQLDEYRAARGPFGQGSAIDQRTKISPALWWSSFGGNCPELQKVAIRILSQTCTGALRYELKRDLPEKLHTNGRNRIEQRRLDDLIFVHYNLRLQNFISVPNGDNSNIVVDEVDPMNDWIVEGTQNIASQINDSAWMDFDFGDRDLPPSSINEEEPSSFQPKEEF from the exons ATGGCTACAAGTGAAGTGTCAAACAATGTTCACGATCATGGGACTCCTGTTGATGAAAAAAAGAAGCGAGTTAGATGCAACTACTGTTCCAAAGAAGTGAGTGGTTTCAGCCGCCTTAAGCAGCACTTAGGAGGCATACGTGGCGATGTTCTACCATGTCAAGAAGTGTCCTTAGATGTAAAGGTTCAAATGAGAAACAGCTTACttgcaagaaagaaaggagatcTGAGTAGGGAAGTTGACACACTTTACCACCCGGATCTACCATGGAGGAGGAACTGGTGTCCTAAGACTACCAGTGACAACCATTGCCAAGGTGAATCTGCCCAGAACAGTGTTTTGGGAAAGAGACAGCATGTATCAATGGACTCTGTGCATGAGGAAGGTCCAGAAGAGGTTATCCACAGAAGGGGGGATTCATTTCCAGTTACTAAGAGCGAAGATGGAACACAGAACTTGTCAAGGAATGCTCAGAGGTCCATTGGCAGATTCTTTTATGAAACTGGAGTTGATTTCAGTGTAGCCGAATCGCCTAGCTTCCAGAGAATGATAAATGATATTCTAGGTAGTGGTGTTATTGCCTATAGTATGCCCAGTTCTCAGGAACTTAAAGGGTGGATCCTTTGGGAGGAGGTAAAAGAGATTCGCCAGTATGTGAAGGAGGTCAGACGTTCATGGGGAAGTACAGGGTGTAGCATCTTGTTGGATGGCTGGACTGATGAGAAGGGCCGGAACCTGATTAACTTTATTGTGGATTGTCCACGTGGCCCTATCTTTCTGAGATCTGCCAATATTTCAGGTTCTGTTGGGGATGTAAATGCTTTACAGTCAATAATTGATAAAATTATAGAGGAAGTCGGGTTGGAGAATGTGGTTCAAATTGTCACGTACACTACATCAGGTTGTATGGAGGATCTTGGCAAACTGTTGATGGAGAAATACAGGACTATATTTTGGACTGTATGTGCATCTCATTGCATAGACCTGATGATAGAGAAGATTGGGAGGATGTTTCCCATTAAAGAAGTATTGGGCAAGGCAAAAATTATTACAAAGTTTGTTTACAGTCATGGAACCATTTTGATGCTTATGAGACACCATACTTATGGGCAAGACCTAGTTAAGACCTCCAGGTTCAAATCTGCAATGCCCTTTTTAACATTAGAGAGTATTGTATCTCAAAAGGAGAATTTAAAGAATATGTTCACTTCGTCTGCATGGGAAACTTCGATTTGGGCTTCTAAAAGTGAAGGAAAGAGGCTAGCTAAATTGGTGGAGGACCCTTCGTTCTGGAGTGATGCTAGGATGGCTTTGAAAGCAGCTGTTCCGCTTTTGCGTGTTCTGTCTCTGATTGATGGAAGAGATCATAAACCCCAAGTGGGTTACATATATGAAACAATGGATCAAGCTAAGGAGACAATAAAAGAAGAGTTTAAAGGCAAGAAAACAATGTATAAGCCTTTCTGGGAACTTATTGATGGGGTTTGGGACAACCATCTTCATAGCCCTCTCCATTCAGCAGGTTACTTTCTGAACCCAAGTCTCTTTTACTCAAGTGATTTCTTTGCTGATGCTGAGGTGGCCAGTGGGCTTTTGTGCTGTATTGTCCGTATGGTGGAGGATCGAAATATCCAGGATTTAATAACATTGCAGCTGGATGAGTATCGAGCTGCTAGGGGTCCATTTGGTCAGGGGAGCGCTATTGATCAAAGAACAAAGATCTCTCCAG CTTTGTGGTGGTCCTCTTTTGGAGGGAATTGCCCTGAACTACAGAAAGTTGCCATCCGAATTCTAAGTCAGACATGTACTGGTGCATTGAGATATGAGCTGAAGAGGGATTTGCCTGAGAAGCTGCACACAAATGGAAGGAACCGTATAGAGCAAAGGCGATTGGATGATCTGATATTTGTTCATTATAATCTCCGGTTGCAGAATTTCATCTCAGTCCCAAATGGGGATAACAGTAATATTGTGGTTGATGAGGTTGACCCAATGAATGATTGGATTGTGGAGGGGACTCAAAATATAGCTTCTCAAATTAATGATTCAGCTTGgatggattttgattttg GGGACAGGGACCTCCCCCCAAGTTCCATTAACGAGGAAGAACCTTCTAGTTTTCAACCGAAAGAAGAATTTTGA